CCGGGACTCGGGGGCATCCCTGGCCCGGCTGCTCGCCCTGGTGGCACCCGACTCCTACCTGAGTTACGACTACATGGCCCTAGATACCAACGTCGTCGCCTTGAACCAGGATCCCCAAGTGGTCTACGCCGTCTACCTCGACGCTAGAGGCGCTCCGGCCACAACCTACCTGGATCCGGCCAAGCCCCCGGTAGCCGCGCTCATCCAGGCGGCGGGGGGACAAACCGAGCTGGGGGCCGTGATCGGTGCGAGCCGCCGTCTCGACGACTATCTGGTGATCTCGGAGCCGGTATTCAGTGGGAAGACTCAGCTTGGAGAGGTGGTCGTGTGCCTAAGCACCGTAGCCGTACGAGCCGAGTCGGACCGCCTGCGCCAGGAGATCGCAGGCGTCCTCGAGACCACGCGGAAGCGCCACGGCGGGTTGACCGAGCGCATCGCACAGCAGCGGGATGGACTCATTCGAAGCCTGCGGTTCGGCATCCTGGGAGGCGCAGCGGTCTTCCTTGCCGTGGTCTGCCTGACCGCGTTTTCCATTATCACTGCGACCCTAAAGCGTCTGGGAAGGGTTGCCTCCATGCTCGAGGACATCTCCGAGGGAGACGGCGATCTGAGGGCCCGGCTCAACCTCTCCGGCAAGGACGAGCTGGGGCAGCTTGCGTCCAGCTTCGACCGGTTCGTGGACAAGATCCAGACGGTGGTGATTCGCGTAAAGCAGGCGAGCGACGAGCTGGCATCGATGGCGACGGAACAGTCTGCCGCGACGGCACAGATGGCGACCAGCAACTCGGAGATCGCGGCCCAGACGGCTACTTTCGCCACGGCCACCGAAGAGATGAGCGCCACGGTGGAAAAGGTTGCACAGAACACGGCATCTGTCAGCGATGCAGCGGGACAAGCCCGTCAGGTGGCGATCGAAGGCGCCCAGGTCGTCTCCCAGGCGGTGGCGGCCCTGGCGGAGATCGCCGCTGTCGTCGGCGGGGCCGCAGAGACGGTCACCACACTGGGAGCTTCGTCCGAACGCATCGGCACGGTGGTCCAGGTCATCGAAGACATCGCTGACCAGACCAACCTGCTGGCGCTGAACGCCGCCATCGAGGCTGCACGGGCAGGGGAGCAT
Above is a genomic segment from Thermodesulfobacteriota bacterium containing:
- a CDS encoding methyl-accepting chemotaxis protein encodes the protein MGWLRVSASSIRFRLLGGLLLALLVCSGGGAWLLVGMTATALDGLSSDIEARLGETATEVEEDLAGQVPLVAEAYRTLARDSGASLARLLALVAPDSYLSYDYMALDTNVVALNQDPQVVYAVYLDARGAPATTYLDPAKPPVAALIQAAGGQTELGAVIGASRRLDDYLVISEPVFSGKTQLGEVVVCLSTVAVRAESDRLRQEIAGVLETTRKRHGGLTERIAQQRDGLIRSLRFGILGGAAVFLAVVCLTAFSIITATLKRLGRVASMLEDISEGDGDLRARLNLSGKDELGQLASSFDRFVDKIQTVVIRVKQASDELASMATEQSAATAQMATSNSEIAAQTATFATATEEMSATVEKVAQNTASVSDAAGQARQVAIEGAQVVSQAVAALAEIAAVVGGAAETVTTLGASSERIGTVVQVIEDIADQTNLLALNAAIEAARAGEHGRGFAVVADEVRKLAEKTVKATKEIAETIQEVQAQGRHAVNAMEDGRQKVITGTELGTRAGKTIRLVQEAVVKASDQTEQIAAAIEELSVTIRDMALNMEHIATGVRGTEAAIQNISASAQVVSAKADDLKGVAERFQTA